A genomic stretch from Mya arenaria isolate MELC-2E11 chromosome 10, ASM2691426v1 includes:
- the LOC128205507 gene encoding uncharacterized protein LOC128205507: protein MWSRNIVLRFIFFILLMGKRVSSKEPQCSSFHYEEQLLSKMIRMEIAMEQQQQRVNDALEKMSKTIDLFEMGAIKKESHMLDRIKDALESVNATMVNFYNRTLLLEDNLKNAVDDFAQDSKLLSSTLTQNVSETIGYLHTLEEKAGTPTIAFEAKGLKDLSVPPNTNLVFTEAVFNHGNGYDVKTSVFTCPLNGTYLFTSHLCSAYNKHFGYRLVVDDIVYSSGTVDDSNSYHCTSFDAIAILQLASRVWVQTNGNTGNFYQSSNMVNTFSGVLLHR from the exons ATGTGGTCCAGGAATATTGTCTTGCGGTTCATTTTCTTTATCCTGCTAATGGGCAAGAGAGTCAGTTCAAAGGAGCCTCAGTGTTCCTCCTTTCACTATGAAGAGCAGTTATTGTCAAAAATGATCCGTATGGAAATAGCGatggaacaacaacaacaacgagtTAATGACGCTTTGgagaaaatgtcaaaaactattGACTTATTTGAAATGGGGgcaattaaaaaagaaagcCACATGCTAGATAGAATCAAAGATGCTCTGGAAAGTGTTAATGCTACAATGGTGAATTTCTATAATAGGACACTCTTACTCGAGGACAACTTAAAGAACGCGGTCGATGACTTCGCTCAGGATTCTAAACTGCTGAGTTCAACATTGACTCAAAATGTATCTGAAACAATCGGATATTTGCACACGTTAgaag aaaaagctGGAACACCAACAATTGCATTTGAAGCAAAGGGCTTAAAGGATCTGAGTGTGCCACCCAATACAAATCTCGTATTCACAGAGGCCGTGTTCAACCATGGGAATGGATATGACGTCAAAACGAGCGTGTTTACCTGCCCCCTCAATGGCACGTACTTGTTTACGTCACATCTCTGTAGTGCCTATAACAAACACTTTGGCTACCGCTTAGTTGTGGACGACATTGTTTATTCTAGTGGGACCGTTGATGATAGCAATAGTTACCATTGTACGTCGTTTGATGCTATTGCGATATTGCAATTAGCAAGCAGGGTGTGGGTTCAGACGAATGGCAATACCGGTAATTTTTATCAAAGCTCCAATATGGTAAACACATTTTCTGGTGTTCTTCTTCATCGTTAA